The following DNA comes from Bacteroidota bacterium.
GAAGTGTTCTCTGCCGCACAGGAAAAATGGCTCGAAGTTAGTTCAGTATCTAATTTTGAGGCTTTTCAAAGTAACCGTTTAAAACTCCGCTATAAAGGAACCGATGGTAAAACCCAATTGGCGCATACACTGAATGGCAGTGCGTTGGCATTGCCGCGTATTGTTGCGGCCTTACTGGAGAATAACCAAACCAATAAGGGAATAAGAATTCCTGCTGTCCTGGTGCCTTATACCGGTTTTGATCTGATCAATTAAAATGCAAAGGATAACCATTCCGCTTATTTTAGGGTCTTTTTTTACACTTTTTTTGCTCAATTCCTGTGGAACAAAATATCCGAAAGAGATCATAGAGATGGATAGCCTCCAGGTGTTGCTTAACAAAGTCCAGGCCGAACTTAAGGCGATTGATAAAGCGGAGATCAATAATAAGTACAGCGAGATCAAAGAAAACGTAACTTTTGTTCAGCAGAATTACAATGATACCTTAACGCTTGAAATGGCAGAGTTTTTGGGGGAGTATAGTTCATTACTCAAGGTATTTGAGTCTGTCAAGGAAGAGTATGCCGGACTTGAGAAGGAATTGGAATTTTCTGCCGGACAACTTAACAATCTTAAACACGACCTTCAATACAATATTATGAATGATGACAGTGTTAGGATATATTGTGAGCGTGAGACCCGGGCGGTAAAAAGAAATACAGAATCTGTACAGGCAATCCGGGCGACTTTGAAACGTAACATGGAGTTATCTGATAAATTGACTCCGCAAATAAAACAGTTAATGGAAGACATTAAATCTAAACAACAGAAAAATTAAACTTGAGACACTTAGCTAAAATATTTTTCATTTTTCATTTTTCATTTTTCATTCTGCAAAGCGCCTTTGCTCAGGTTTCAACAGATGAAAAGCTCGCCAACCAGTATTTTCAGAACAAGGAATATGATAAAGCCATTGTGTATTATGAGAAACTGTTCGGGAAGAAATCATCCGAACTTATTTATCAGAACTATTTAAGTTGTTTGCTCGCGGTAAAGGATTTTAAAACTGCTGAGAAAGTTGTTAAAAAACAAATGAAGAATAATCCCGGTCAGCTCGATTATGGAGTTGATCTTGGAATGGTTTATTTCACCGCCGGTGATCCGGATAAAGCCAGGTCGGAGTATGAAAAAGTAATTAAACAATTGCCCGCCGACCAGGAGCCTGTATTTAACCTGGCCAATGCATTCCTTAAAATAAAGGAATGGGATTATGCTATTGCAACCTATCAAAAGGGGAGAAAGCTGCTTAGGGGAGTATATCCGTTCAATATGGAGTTAGCTGAAGTTTACCAGCAGAAGGGCGATGTAACAGCTATGATAAGTGAATACCTCGATATGTTGGAGTTAGGTGATTCCTATTTACAAAGTGTTCAGAATTCCTTGCAAGCGGATTTTGGAAGTGAAGGAGACGCGAAAAAAAATGAGATCATCCGTTCGCAATTGCTGAAGCGCGTGCAGCAAAGCCCAGATAAAACAGTTTATACCGAGTTGCTTGTGTGGATGCTCATGCAGCAAAAAGAGTTTGATTCAGCCTTTACACAAATAAAGGCGTTGGATAAACGAAAAAAGGAGGATGGTTCACGTGTAATAGCCCTCGCTCAAACCTGTGTACAGAATGAGAATTATGATGTTGCTGTTAAAGCTTATAAATATATCATTGATAAAGGTCCTGAAAGTTCATATTACCTGAGCGCGCGGATCGAACTGTTGAATGCGATGTACAAAAAGGTAGTATCTCGGAATAATTATACACAGACCGAACTTATTGAACTGGAAGCAAATTACAGTAAATCCTTGTCGGAACTGGGCAAATCAGTTAGTACAGTTTCACTCATAAAAGATATGGCGCATTTGCAGGCATTTTATTTATACAAAACGAAAGAAGCTATCGCATTGTTGGAGGAGGCTGTTCAGATGCCCCTTCTTTCAGCAACGCTGCAGGCCGAGTGCAAACTTGAATTGGCGGATATCTTGCTGATGACCGGAGATGTTTGGGAGGCATCACTTACTTATTCTCAGGTCGAAAAAGCATTTAAATACGATGTAGTGGGCCAGGAAGCCAAATTCAGGAACGCGAGAATTGCATTTTATACAGCCGATTTTAAATGGGCGCAGGCGCAGCTTGATGTACTGAAGGGATCTACTTCAAAACTTATTGCCAATGATGCGATGGCACTTTCAATAATGATCAGTGACAATATGGGATGGGATTCAATTACAACACCTTTGGAAATGTATGCACGTGCCGACCTGTTGTCGTTTCAGAATAGGGATGATGAAGCATTGATCGTATTGGATTCAATTAAGGAAAAGTATCCCAGTCATACTATACAGGACGATATTTTATTTAAGCGTTATGCCATAATGATGAAGAAGAATAAATACGAGGAGGCTGCAAAATACCTGCAAAATATAATCGATAATTTTTCGTGGGATATATTGGGCGATGATGCAATGTATTACCTGGCCGGGCTGTATGAGAACAGGTTGAATGACAAACAAAAGGCGATGGGACTATACAACGATCTGCTTGTAAAATTTCCCGGGAGCATGTTTACTGTTGAATCCCGTAAAAGATTCAGAAAGTTGAGAGGGGATGCGGTGAATTGATAGATTTTGAAAAAGTAAAAGTATGATAATCTATAACGTAACATTAAATATTGACGATGTCATTCACGATGAGTGGTTGAAGTGGATGAAGGAGGTGCACATTCCTGAGGTAATGAAGACCGGCCTTTTTTTAGAAAACAGGATGCTGAAATTACTGATGGATGAGCCGCAGGGAAAAACCTATTCTATGCAATATACACTTAACAATATGACTGATCTGGAAGAGTATCGGGCCAAACATGCTCCGCGTTTGCAAAAGGAATTTGTTGATCGTTATGCGGATAAATTTGTAGCCTTTCGGACAGTATTGGAAGTGGTCTGATGTTTCCTCACTTATTTTAATTATGAATGTACGCGCTAAGAAGCATTTAGGTCAACATTTTCTGAAAGATGAAGATATTGCACTTCAAATCGTAAAAGGCCTTACAAATAAAAGCGGTTGCAAAAAAGTGCTTGAAGTTGGTCCCGGTATGGGGGTGTTGACCAAATATCTCTTAGAGGAGAAATCATTTGAAACTTATGTTATTGATATTGACCGCGAATCGATCTCCTTTTTGCAAAAAAAATACCCCTTGTTGGGAGATCGGATCATTGCCGGCGATTTTTTACAGATAGAGTTTAATAAATACTTCAGCGAACCGTTTCTTGTTATTGGCAATTTTCCTTATAATATTTCAACCGAAATACTTTTTAAAGTTTTGGATAATCGTAACCAGGTACCTGAAGTCGTTGGCATGTTTCAAAAAGAAGTGGCTGAACGCATCGCGTCAAAACCGGGTAATAAAGTCTACGGTATTGTAAGTGTATTGTTGCAGGCGTTTTATGATATCGAATATTTGTTTACGGTTGAACCGGAAGTTTTTGACCCACCTCCCAAAGTGAGATCGGGGGTGATACGTTTGATACGGAACACTACGCAGCAATTGGATTGTGATGAAAAACTTTTTATACGGGTTGTTAAAGCTACTTTTGGCCAGCGCAGAAAAATGGTGCGTAACGGCATTAAGCAGTTTAAACTTAAAGCAGAATTTATAACTCATCCCTTCCTTACACAGCGGCCCGAACAATTATCCGTGAAAGATTTTGTGGAGTTGACCAATATGCTGGATAAATCGTAAATTGCGTTTGTAAAAGTCCCTTTTGTTTATTGGTTACACTATGCAATTCCAGCTTACACCGGAATATTTAGAACTTCTGCGAAAGGCCATTGGTACCAATGACCTTAAGTTTATCATGGAGCAGCTTAAAGAGCTTCACCCCCCTGATATTGCCGAAATTTTTAATGAGTTAAATCTTGAAGAGTCCAAATACCTGTATAAGCAGTTGGATGAAAACGAGGCAGGTAAGGTTTTGGTTGAGATGGAAGATGATAAGCGGGAAAAATTTCTTGCTTCACTTACTTCCAGAGAAATAGCAGAGCATATTGATAACATGGCTTCGGATGACGCGGCTGATGTTATAGCCGAACTTCCGGACAGTGTACAGGATGAAGTATTATCTCACCTGGAGGATCATGAGCAGGCCAGCGATATCGTCGACCTGATGAATTATGATGAGAATACTGCTGGTGGCTTAATGGCAACTGAATTGGTTCGTGTACATGTCAATGATTCGGTCAGGTTATGTGTGCGTGAATTGCGGAAACAGGCTGAAGAGGTAAAAAATATTTATACGATTTATGTGGTGGATGACAGCAATAAATTGCTCGGCTTACTTTCGCTGAAAAGCCTGCTTACCACATCGTTGAGCGCTAAGGTAAAGGACGTATATAATCCCGATATTATTTCTGTTAAAACAAATACTCCCGCAGAAGAAGCTGCGAAGATCATGGAGAAGTACGACCTGGTTGTATTACCCGTAATTGACAGTTTGGGTAAGTTGGTCGGCCGCATCACAATTGATGATATAGTTGATGTGATACGTGAAGAAGAAACAGAAGATGTTCAGAAGATGGGTGGTATGGAAGCCCTGGATGAGCCGTATATGAGTATCCCTTTTCTCGGGATGATCAAAAAACGTGTGGGTTGGCTCACATTACTTTTTATAGGTGAAAGTTTTACAGCTACAGCAATGGGCTTTTTTGAAGGTGAAATAAAAAAGGCCGCGGTGCTGGCGACATTTATTCCATTGATCATTTCAAGTGGCGGAAATACCGGTTCGCAGGTGTCAACTCTCATTATCCGCGCGCTGTCACTCGGAGAAATAACAATAAGTGAATGGTTGAATATTGTTCAGAAAGAAATTAAAGTAGGGCTGGCATTGGGTTTCGCTTTAGGAGTATTAGGATTTTTACGTGTAGCCATATGGTCGTCCTTTACCGATATTTACGGGCCTCATTGGAAGCTTATAGGTGTTTGCATAGGGGTTGCATTGATGGGGGTAGTGTTGTGGGGTAATTTAATGGGTTCATTATTTCCAATAATATTAAAAAGACTGGGATTAGACCCTGCTGTTTCATCCGCACCTTTTGTTGCCACAATGGTTGATGTTACCGGCCTTATCATTTATTTCACTGTAGCTTCTATTATGTTAAGCGGCATTATACTGTAGCACAGGTTACAAACCTGTACTACAATCTACGATCATGAAAATACTTTTTATTGATACAACCCATCCTTCACTTCATGAAGAGCTTATTAAATCGGGTTTTCATTGTGATCTGAATTTTAACTGGACCAAAGAGGAGATCATCACGAATATTAATAAATACGATGGGATTGTTATTAGGAGCAGAATTAAAATCACAAAAGATATTATTGATAAAGCCCCGCGGCTGAAATTTATCGCAAGAGTTGGTGCAGGCATGGAAAATATTGATGTTACCTATGCGGAAAGCAAGGGCATTCGCTGCCTCCATGCCCCTGAGGGGAATCGCGATGCAGTAGCCGAGCATGCTTTGGGTATGTTGTTAGGTCTGCTAAATAACATTGGCAGAGCAGATAGGGCGGTTCGTGACGGCAAATGGATACGCGAAGGAAACAGGGGAGTGGAGCTGGGAGGAAAAACAATTGGTGTGATCGGCTATGGGAATATGGGAAGCGCTTTCGCACAACGATTCAGTGGTTTTGGATGCGAAGTAATTGCCTATGATAAATACAAGAAGGGTTTTGGCACGGAGGAGGTCAGGGAAGTTGCTTTAGCGGACATTTTCAAAAGAACGGATGTGCTAAGCCTGCACCTTCCACTGACTGACGAAACTAATTATCTCATAAACGATACGTTCATTAATAAATTCGCGAAGCCCTTTTATATAATTAATACTTCCAGAGGGAAGATTTTGAATACGGCCGACCTTGTAAAAAATATGAGATCGGGAAAAGTTTTAGGTGCTTGCCTGGATGTATTGGAATACGAAGCAATTTCATTCGAAGATATCGATGCCAAAACATTGCCTGAACCATTTCAATATCTTATTCAGTCGGATAAAGTTATCCTGACTCCTCATATTGCCGGGTGGACGCATGAAAGCAATGAAAAAATGGCGCGCGTTTTGGTTAATAAGATCAAAGTATTGTATAATATGTAGCATGCTCCTATGAAATTATTTTTTCAATATTATATCTTATTGTTGATTTTTGTTCTTCTTTCGGAACATGTAAATGCGCATGTTAATTCTGATTCATCCGGCGTTATAGTTGCAGCAGGTGGCATGTCCTTTAGTGAGATCAGATCATTGATGGATAAAAATATTGATGTTATTGTTAATTCAACAATGAGCCAGCCTGATATACAATCTCTCGTGAGTACTGAGGCCGGTCATGTATTTATTGATGGACGTGGCTTTGATTATGTTCTGCTCAATTCATGGTTAAGCGCGGGAGCATCCGTCATTATCGATCGCTCTTTTTCTACGTTTGATCTGAAGTCGTTGACGGGAACAGGGGGCGGTAAAGTATATGTTTTTGCCCGCGGATTTGAGATATTCGATATTGAAACATTCATGTCAAACGGAGCGAATATTATTCTTGACAGAAGCGCGTCTTATACCTATTTATATTCAGCCATCAGTAAATATCAGAATCGGGTAAGTATTGACACCAAAGGGTTTTCCATAATGGAAATCAGTGATTTTATTAGTAATGGTGCCGGTGTATGGATCAGTAATGTTTTATATATAAGCGATACACGAACTTTAATCAGGCAGGCAGCAAAGTATGGCGGGAATATCTTTATCGATCAAAAGCTTTCTTATTTTGATATAAAAGTGCTGTTGGAACAATAATCACTACACATTCTTAACAACCAATTGCACGGTATACCGGCTTTTAACTTCCAGTAAAATTTTCTTATCTGTTGTTACGCGATCAATGGTTTCCTGGTTATAGTAGCGAATGGTAATCAGTTCCATGTCTTCATTATAAAGTACGCGGTATTTTTCCTGTAATTTCTTCACGATATTTGGTACTTTATGTTCGTCAATATCCACGCACACAGAAAAGCTGATGGCTGAACTTTGCATGGTATTTATTTTAATGCCCATATCCGCAAATAATTTAAATATGTCGCTCAGGTTTTCTTCAACTATGAATGAAAAATCTTTGGGTGAAATGGAAAGTAATACCTGGTTCACTTTAAAAATAAAGCAGGGGACAGGTAATGGCGATTCTTTATCATTAATTACAGTTCCCTTTTCATCCGGTTTAATGAAAGACCGCACATAGAGCGGAATGTGCTTATTCTGCAGTGGCTTTATGGTCTTTGGATGAATAACTGTAGCTCCATAATAGGAAAGTTCAATCGCGTCGAGGTATGAAAGTTGTTCGATCAGGTGTGTATCATCAAACCATTTGGGGTCGGCATTTAGCACTCCCGGTACATCTTTCCATATTGTAACACTTTCGGCATTGGTGCAATAGGCTAAAATAGCGGCGGTGTAATCAGAGCCTTCACGGCCCAATGTCGTTGTGTAATTTTCGGAAGTTCCGCCAATAAATCCCTGCGTAATAACCAGTCCGTTAGTTTTGGAAAGAGCCTGGGAGAGGTGTTTAGTCTGTTCCCAATCCACCTTTCCTTCCCGATACGTGTTATCCGTTTTTATGAAATCGCGCACATCTTCCCATCTGTTTTTGATCCCATTTTCATTCAGATAAGCGCTGATGATCTTTGTAGAAATTACTTCACCTATACTCACTATCTGATCATACTGTTGATCAAATGATGGGACGGGTTCTCCTTCAATGGCCCAATCCAGTTCTACAAACGTGTTGTTTAGTTCATTATATACCGGATGAGTTTTATCAGTAAAAAGCTGTTCGACTATATCAATATGAAATTTTTTTATTTCATCCAGAATTTGTCTAAGATTTTCTTTGCGATAATAAAAGGCGTTAGTAAGTCTTTCAAGGGCATTGGTTGTTTTTCCCATTGCAGAAACCACTACGATCAGATTTTCATCCGGGAAAAATTTTAAAATATGTGCAACATTTTTTACCGATCCCGCATCCTTAACTGACGCTCCGCCAAATTTGAATACTTTCATAAATTTATATTGATCAGTTTTTCTGGAGTTTGAGTTGCGCTCCGAATTTGTTGAGCTGCTCATCTGTCAGCCTGCAACTCAACCATGCCTTCATAAATTTGGAATCATACTGTTTATAAAACTCGATCGCAGGAGTATTCCAGTCCAACACCTGCCATTCCAACCGACGCGCCCTCATTTCAACTGTTGCTTTCACAACAGCTTCAAACAATAATTTTCCGATCCCTTTCCGGCGATATGGTTGCGTTACTATTATGTCATCCAGGTATACACATTTGCCCTTCCATGTTGAATATTTTATAAAATAGAGAGCCATCCCGACAATTTTTTTGTCAACTTCAGCGACAAAAAATTTAAATATCGGGTTTTCACCAAACCCGTCATGCTCCATATCCTGCAGGGTCACCACAACTTCATGGGGTTCCTTTTCAAACTCAGCCAATTCCTTTATAAGGTTTAACACAGCCGGTAGATCTTCTTTAAAGCCTTTTCTTATCATAGTATATGGTCAGGGTAGAGTGGCCCGTTTTTGAAAATACCCACATGGGTCATTGAAATTAAAGTATTTTTTTCAATGTACGCAAAGTTGACAAAAATAGGTTTTTTTGCATTTGGCAAGGAATACATTAAAAATCAGTACTCCTGAATCCTCGATTTTCGGTATATTCGTAATGTTCAAATTAAAGAAACTCAAATTATATTAAATATGAGCAAGGTTAAGACATTAGGACAGTTTATAATAGAGAAGCAATCGGATTTTCCTTATGCGAAAGGGGAATTATCCAGGTTGTTACGAGATATTGGTATCGCTTCAAAGATAATTAACCGTGAAGTAAATAAAGCCGGCCTGGCCGATATACTTGGTGAAGCCGGAGAAACCAATATCCAGGGAGAACAGGTTAAGAAACTGGATGTATTTGCCAATGAACAGCTTATAGCTGCTTTGACCGTTGGGGGTGAATGTTGCGCCATTGCATCGGAGGAAAACGAGGATATAATTCCTATTGAGAATCATCAATCGGTAAATGCAAGGTATGTAGTGGCCTTTGATCCGCTTGACGGCTCTTCAAACATTGATGTGAATGTGTCAGTGGGTACTATATTTTCCATCTATCGCAGGGTAAGTTTGAATGGTCCAGGAACACTCGAAGATTTTATGCAGCGTGGTACAGAACAAGTGGCTGCCGGATATGTTATTTTCGGTTCGTCCACAATGATGGTATATACAACAGGTAAAGGGGTCAATGGTTTTACGCTCGATCCATCCATCGGTGAATTTTGTTTGTCGCATCCAAATATAAAGATCCCCAAGAGTGGTAAAATATACTCCATCAATGAGGGTAATTATGTTCATTTCCCTGATGGGGTTAAGAAATTCATAAAGTGGTGCCAGGAAGAAGATAAGGCCAGTAATCGCCCATATTCATCACGTTATATTGGTTCTGCTGTTGCCGATATTCATCGCAATCTGTTATATGGCGGTGTGTTTATTTACCCGACTACTTCAACTTCTCCAAAGGGGAAATTACGTTTGTTGTATGAATGTAACCCATTGGCATTTATTATTGAGCAGGCAGGTGGAAAAGCGACGGATGGTTTTGGCCGTATTCTTGAACTTGAGACCAAATCCTTGCACCAGCGCACGCCATTGTTTATAGGTTCTACTGAAATTGTTGAGCGTGCAGAAGAATTTATGCACAAATATTCAACTGTTGAAGCGAAGGGATAGGCAGTTCAGGTATTCATGTTCAATTGCCGGGATAGCATTTTCGCCGCATACTTTCCGAGTATATCAAATTCAATATTCACCGTATCTCCGGCTTTAAGTGTTTTAAAAGTAGTGTTATCGTAAGTATACGGGATTATTGCCACTGAAAAGCGATGGTCCTGTGAGTGAATAACGGTAAGACTTATACCATTCACACAAACGGATCCTTTCTCGACCGTTATTTGTCTTTCACTTTCCGGGTATATAAAAGTAAATATTTTGCTTCCGTTTTGCTCCTCTGTTTTTTCACATATCGCGGTGGTGTCTACATGGCCTTGAACAATGTGGCCGTCCAGCCGGTCGCCGACTTTTAGGCTGCGTTCCAGGTTAATCGTATCACCAATTTTGACGGATCCAAGATTTGTTTTTGAAAGTGTTTCCTGTATAGCAGTTATAGTATGGGTTTGGGAAGATGCGTCTGTCGAAACAACAGTCAGGCATACGCCATTGTGCGCTACACTTTGGTCAACTTTTAATCCGGATGAAATGGGTGAGGAGACAGTAATGTGTAGATTGCCACCTTCTTTTTTCAAAGAAACAATTTTCCCTAAAGCTTCAATAATCCCGGTAAACATAATTATTGGCTGGCTGGATTTCCCTTACTATTAATAAGCTGCAAAAATCCTTTAAGGGTACGGGGTTTAATGCCGGCCACACGTATCTCATTAACAATACAGGTGTAGTAATACGTACCATCGGAGCAAGGTAATTTGCTGTCTTTGCTTCTGCCATCCCATCTGATATTAGGATCATTAGTTTCAAATACAATAAGTCCCCAGCGGTCATAAATTTTAATATCAATGTCTTTAACAAATTTATAAGGTAAAGGTTTAAAATGATCGTTCCTTCCGTCTCCATCAGGGGTGAATACATTGGGAAGTTCATACAGGGGGCAATTGTCTATGCAAATAACATTGCTGTTTACACTTTCATTGTTGAAACTATCAATGGCTGTAACTACATAACAGCCGGCAATTGATGTAATATTATTGTGAAGGTAGCTTGTGTCGGTAGAATTATAGAGCGCAGTTGAATCCAATAACTGGAAAGGTGTATTTTCAACAGGTGTATAATAAATCTTATAGCGGACCACATCATCAGTTCCACAACCGCTGTTGTTAGGATTGGTCCATTTTAAATAGTTATAAACCAGATCACAATCCCCGGCAATATCAAGTTTGGGAGCGCAGGGAGCTTGTTTGTCATCAGGGCTGGCACATTTTTCTTCAGAGTAATTGATTAGCGGGCTTGGTATGCCCGGATCGGAATAAGCTCCGATACTTTTTACTTTGTAACAATATTGCCGGCCATTGATCAAACCGGTGTCAGTATATGTTTTCAAAGAGGTTTCGGTAAGAGAATCAAATACAGATGTACCGGTATTGTATTTGTATATCACATAGCGGGTGTTTTTCCAGGGAACATATTCTTCCCATGATAACACCAGCTTATTGTCGGCAGGAGCGATAGACAGGTAAACTGATGAAGCATTGTGCGTCGACCCTTTAAACACATTTTGAGTATTATTTGTGTCATTGGTATAAAAATCAATCCGGTATTTGTAAGGAGTATTACTTGTGTTGAGAAGCGTATCCAGGTAGGAGGTGTCGTTAAGCGAACCAAAATACGGACTTGAGAATGTTACAATCTGTGAAAAAGTTGTTCCGAAAAATCCGGTTGTGCGCATTAAGCGGTATTGGTACGGTCCGGGATAAAGCAGCGTATCGAGGTTAAGCGGATCGGCGACGGGTTTGATCCACTTGATCATGATCCGGCCGGTTGAAGTGTTGGTTGTAAAAACATCCACATTGGTTATAATCGGAACATCCTTAATAAGCTTCGAACATGCTTTTGCCGAGGCAAAACTTTCCGAACCATCATTGAAAACAGTGACAACTATATACGAATAATCAATGCCATGAATAAGCCCTTCCCCGTTGTTGTTATCAACAAAGCTGGTTGTAGTGCTTGTGCCGATCAAAGTATATCCGGATAGTGCGGAAACTCCCTTGTCGCAGGGCCCGTGCTGCCAGTTGGAGCAGGAGTCCTTTCTGTATATTTTATATCCTGCAACACCGCTGCAAATGTTTGCCGTCCAGTTAACGATCATGCTTGACCCCGAAGGAGTAGCGGTCACATTTTTCGGCGAGGGCGCGACAACAGTAATGTTTATTGTTTTAAAATTAACCAGCGGAATGTTCGCGGCATCATCTTTCGCTTTGAACGAAACAATATAAGGCTGCTTACGGACATGGCTGCATATAGTATT
Coding sequences within:
- a CDS encoding gliding motility-associated C-terminal domain-containing protein, whose product is MTKRALTLVLFFLVTISLCKATHNRAGEITYKWISGTTYEVTVTTYTKEDSQADRCELTIYFGDGDSCIAGRTNGDKSLSCAPYGMGVSLGNNIRMNTYTCSHQFPGPGNYCISMEDPNRNGGVINIPNSINTVFFIRTCLIINPFLGTGNNSSPVLLNPPIDNGCTGRCFYHNPGAYDPDGDSLSFKLVACLEAGGSPILGYRLPNISAAGTVTGSLTLDPLTGDIAWCNPVQIGEYNIAILIEEWRNGYLIGNVERDMQITVTACSNTPPDFFPLNDTCVEAGTLVTFPVTAYDIDKNNVTLTAVGGPLSPFVVIPKATFATGFGGDTISSTFSWNTICSHVRKQPYIVSFKAKDDAANIPLVNFKTINITVVAPSPKNVTATPSGSSMIVNWTANICSGVAGYKIYRKDSCSNWQHGPCDKGVSALSGYTLIGTSTTTSFVDNNNGEGLIHGIDYSYIVVTVFNDGSESFASAKACSKLIKDVPIITNVDVFTTNTSTGRIMIKWIKPVADPLNLDTLLYPGPYQYRLMRTTGFFGTTFSQIVTFSSPYFGSLNDTSYLDTLLNTSNTPYKYRIDFYTNDTNNTQNVFKGSTHNASSVYLSIAPADNKLVLSWEEYVPWKNTRYVIYKYNTGTSVFDSLTETSLKTYTDTGLINGRQYCYKVKSIGAYSDPGIPSPLINYSEEKCASPDDKQAPCAPKLDIAGDCDLVYNYLKWTNPNNSGCGTDDVVRYKIYYTPVENTPFQLLDSTALYNSTDTSYLHNNITSIAGCYVVTAIDSFNNESVNSNVICIDNCPLYELPNVFTPDGDGRNDHFKPLPYKFVKDIDIKIYDRWGLIVFETNDPNIRWDGRSKDSKLPCSDGTYYYTCIVNEIRVAGIKPRTLKGFLQLINSKGNPASQ